In Piliocolobus tephrosceles isolate RC106 chromosome 5, ASM277652v3, whole genome shotgun sequence, a single genomic region encodes these proteins:
- the MMUT gene encoding methylmalonyl-CoA mutase, mitochondrial, with protein MLRAKNQLFLLSPHYLKQVKESSGSRLIRQRLLHQQQPLHPEWAALAKQQLKGKNPEDLIWHTPEGISIKPLYSKRDTTDLPEELPGVKPFTRGPYPTMYTFRPWTIRQYAGFSTVEESNKFYKDNIKAGQQGLSVAFDLATHRGYDSDNPRVRGDVGMAGVAIDTVEDTKILFDEIPLEKMSVSMTMNGAVIPVLANFIVTGEEQGVPKEKLTGTIQNDILKEFMVRNTYIFPPEPSMKIIADIFQYTSKHMPKFNSISISGYHMQEAGADAILELAYTLADGLEYSRTGLQAGLTIDEFAPRLSFFWGIGMNFYMEIAKMRAGRRLWAHLIEKMFQPKSSKSLLLRAHCQTSGWSLTEQDPYNNIVRTAIEAMAAVFGGTQSLHTNSFDEALGLPTVKSARIARNTQIIIQEESGIPKVADPWGGSYMMESLTNDVYDAALKLINEIEEMGGMAKAVAEGIPKLRIEECAARRQARIDSGSEVIVGVNKYQLEKEDAVEVLAIDNTSVRNRQIEKLQKIKSSRDQALAERCLAALTECAASGDGNILALAVEASRARCTVGEITDALKKVFGEHKANDRMVSGAYLQEFGESKEITSAIKRVHKFMEREGRRPRLLVAKMGQDGHDRGAKVIATGFADLGFDVDIGPLFQTPHEVAQQAVDADVHAVGVSTLAAGHKTLVPELIKELNSLGRPDILVMCGGVIPPQDYEFLFEVGVSNVFGPGTRIPKAAVQVLDDIEKCLEKKQQSV; from the exons ATGTTAAGAGCTAAGAATCAGCTTTTTTTACTTTCACCTCACTACCTGAAGCAGGTAAAAGAATCATCAGGCTCCAGGCTCATACGGCAACGACTTCTACACCAGCAACAGCCCCTTCACCCAGAATGGGCTGCCCTGGCTAAACAGCAGCTGAAAGGCAAAAACCCAGAAGACCTAATATGGCACACCCCAGAAGGGATCTCTATAAAACCCTTGTATTCCAAGAGAGATACTACAGACTTACCTGAAGAACTTCCAGGAGTGAAGCCATTCACACGTGGACCATATCCTACCATGTATACCTTTAGGCCCTGGACCATCCGTCAGTATGCTGGTTTTAGTACTGTGGAAGAGAGCAATAAGTTCTATAAGGACAATATTAAGG CTGGTCAGCAGGGATTATCAGTTGCCTTTGATCTGGCGACACATCGTGGCTATGATTCAGACAACCCTCGAGTTCGTGGTGATGTTGGAATGGCTGGAGTTGCTATTGACACTGTGGAAGATACCAAAATTCTTTTTGATGAAATTCCTTTAGAAAAAATGTCAGTTTCCATGACTATGAATGGAGCAGTTATTCCAGTTCTTGCAAATTTTATAGTAACTGGAGAAGAACAAGGTGTACCTAAAGAGAAACTTACTGGTACCATCCAAAATGATATTCTAAAGGAATTTATGGTTCgaaacacatatatttttcctCCAGAACCATCCATGAAAATTATTGCTGACATCTTTCAATATACATCAAAG caCATGccaaaatttaattcaatttcaATTAGTGGATACCATATGCAGGAAGCAGGGGCTGATGCCATTCTGGAGCTGGCCTATACTTTAGCAGATGGATTGGAGTACTCTAGAACTGGACTCCAGGCTGGCCTGACAATTGATGAGTTTGCACCAag GTTGTCTTTCTTCTGGGGAATTGGAATGAATTTCTATATGGAAATAGCAAAGATGAGAGCTGGTAGAAGACTCTGGGCTCACTTAATAGAGAAAATGTTTCAGCCTAAAAGCTCAAAATCTCTTCTTCTAAGAGCACATTGTCAGACATCCGGATGGTCACTTACTGAGCAG gaTCCTTACAATAATATTGTCCGTACTGCAATAGAAGCAATGGCAGCAGTATTTGGAGGGACTCAGTCTTTGCACACAAATTCTTTTGATGAAGCTTTGGGTTTGCCAACTGTGAAAAGTGCTAGAATTGCCAGGAACACACAAATTATCATTCAAGAAGAATCTGGAATTCCCAAAGTGGCTGATCCTTGGGGAGGTTCCTACATGATGGAATCTCTCACAAATGATGTTTATGATGCTGCTTTAAAG ctcatTAATGAAATTGAAGAAATGGGCGGAATGGCCAAAGCTGTAGCTGAGGGGATACCTAAACTTCGAATTGAAGAATGTGCTGCCCGAAGACAAGCTAGAATAGATTCTG GTTCTGAAGTCATCGTTGGAGTAAATAAGTACCAGTTGGAAAAAGAAGACGCCGTAGAAGTTCTGGCAATTGATAATACTTCAGTGCGAAACAGGCAGATTGAAAAACTTCAGAAG ATCAAATCCAGCAGGGATCAAGCTTTGGCTGAACGTTGTCTTGCTGCACTAACCGAATGTGCTGCTAGCGGAGATGGAAATATCCTGGCTCTTGCAGTGGAGGCATCTCGTGCAAG ATGTACAGTGGGAGAAATCACAGATGCCCTGAAAAAGGTATTTGGTGAACATAAAGCAAATGATCGAATGGTGAGTGGAGCATATCTCCAGGAATTTGGAGAAAGTAAAGAGATAACATCTGCTATCAAGAG gGTTCATAAATTCATGGAACGTGAAGGTCGCAGACCTCGTCTTCTTGTAGCAAAAATGGGACAAGATGGCCATGACAGAGGAGCAAAAGTTATAGCTACAGGATTTGCTGATCTTGGTTTTGATGTGGACATAGGCCCTCTTTTCCAG ACTCCTCATGAAGTGGCCCAGCAGGCCGTGGATGCAGATGTGCATGCTGTGGGCGTAAGCACCCTTGCTGCTGGTCATAAAACCCTAGTTCCTGAACTCATCAAAGAACTTAACTCCCTTGGACGGCCAGATATTCTTGTCATGTGTGGAGGGGTGATACCGCCTCAG GATTATGAATTTCTGTTTGAAGTTGGTGTTTCCAATGTATTTGGTCCTGGGACTCGAATTCCAAAGGCTGCCGTTCAAGTGCTTGATGATATTGAGAAGTGTTTGGAAAAGAAGCAGCAATCTGtataa